A genomic stretch from Streptomyces sp. QL37 includes:
- a CDS encoding cobyric acid synthase, translating to MSGGLLVAGTTSDAGKSVVTAGICRWLVRRGVKVAPFKAQNMSLNSFVTREGAEIGRAQAMQAQAARVEPSVLMNPVLLKPGGDRSSQVVLMGKPVGEMSARGYHGGRQEALLGTVTDCLEQLRGTYDAVICEGAGSPAEINLRRTDIVNMGIARAARFPVLVVGDIDRGGVFASFFGTTALLSPEDQSLVAGYLVNKFRGDVSLLEPGLDMLLGLTGRPTYGVLPYAHGLGIDEEDGLRVSMRGTVRESVVAPPHGEDVLRVAVCAVPLMSNFTDVDALAAEPGVVVRFVDRAEELVDADLVIVPGTRGTVKALAWLRERGLADALVRRGAEGRPVLGICGGFQVLGERIEDDVESRAGLVEGLGLLPVRVRFGREKVLERPVGSALGEPVEGYEIHHGVADVRGGEPFLDGCRVGSVWGTHWHGSLESDAFRRAFLGEVARAAGRRFTAAPDTSFGALREEQLDRLGDLIEEHADTDALWRLIETGAPEGLPFIPPGAPGART from the coding sequence ATGAGCGGCGGGCTGCTGGTCGCGGGGACCACTTCGGACGCGGGCAAGAGCGTCGTCACGGCGGGGATCTGCCGGTGGCTGGTGCGCCGGGGGGTGAAGGTCGCGCCGTTCAAGGCGCAGAACATGTCGCTGAACTCCTTCGTCACCCGGGAGGGGGCGGAGATCGGCCGCGCCCAGGCGATGCAGGCGCAGGCCGCCCGGGTGGAGCCGTCGGTGCTGATGAACCCGGTGCTGCTCAAGCCCGGCGGCGACCGGTCGAGCCAGGTCGTCCTGATGGGGAAGCCGGTCGGCGAGATGAGTGCGCGCGGCTACCACGGGGGGCGCCAAGAGGCTCTGCTGGGGACGGTCACGGACTGCCTGGAGCAGCTGCGGGGCACGTACGACGCCGTGATCTGCGAGGGGGCGGGCAGTCCGGCCGAGATCAACCTGCGGCGCACGGACATCGTGAACATGGGCATCGCCCGGGCCGCGCGCTTTCCCGTGCTGGTGGTCGGGGACATCGACCGGGGCGGCGTGTTCGCCTCGTTCTTCGGCACGACGGCGCTGCTGAGCCCCGAGGACCAGTCGCTGGTCGCGGGATACCTCGTCAACAAGTTCCGCGGTGACGTGTCGCTGCTGGAGCCCGGTCTCGACATGCTGCTCGGACTCACCGGGCGGCCGACCTACGGCGTGCTGCCGTACGCCCACGGGCTGGGGATCGACGAGGAGGACGGGCTGCGCGTCTCGATGCGCGGCACCGTACGGGAGTCGGTCGTGGCGCCGCCGCACGGCGAGGACGTGCTGCGGGTCGCGGTCTGCGCCGTACCGCTGATGTCCAACTTCACCGATGTGGACGCGCTGGCGGCCGAGCCGGGTGTGGTGGTGCGGTTCGTGGACCGGGCGGAGGAGCTCGTCGACGCGGACCTCGTGATCGTGCCCGGGACGCGGGGCACCGTGAAGGCGCTGGCCTGGCTGCGCGAGCGGGGGCTGGCCGACGCGCTGGTGCGGCGTGGAGCCGAGGGACGGCCGGTGCTGGGGATCTGCGGCGGTTTCCAGGTGCTGGGCGAGCGGATCGAGGACGACGTCGAGTCCCGGGCCGGCCTGGTCGAGGGGCTCGGGCTGCTGCCCGTACGCGTCCGCTTCGGCCGGGAGAAGGTCCTGGAGCGGCCCGTCGGGTCGGCGCTCGGGGAGCCGGTGGAGGGTTACGAGATCCATCACGGCGTCGCCGACGTCCGGGGAGGCGAGCCGTTCCTGGACGGGTGCCGGGTGGGCTCGGTCTGGGGGACGCACTGGCACGGGTCGCTCGAGAGCGACGCGTTCCGGCGGGCGTTCCTGGGAGAGGTCGCGCGGGCCGCGGGGCGGCGGTTCACCGCGGCGCCTGACACGAGCTTCGGGGCGTTGCGGGAGGAACAGCTGGACCGGCTGGGGGATCTGATCGAGGAACACGCGGACACGGACGCGTTGTGGCGGCTGATCGAGACCGGCGCGCCGGAGGGGTTGCCCTTCATCCCGCCGGGTGCGCCCGGGGCACGCACATGA
- a CDS encoding cobalamin biosynthesis protein has product MRADRIFAYGAAAGLIGDLLFGDPRRGHPVAAFGRAAAGAERRLWRDHRGWGALHTLVCAGGATGAAALAARAVRNRPAAAVALTAAATWSVVGGTSLGREARAIGGALAAGDVELARERLPHLCGRDPQSLDGQQIARAVVESVAENTSDAVVGALVWGALGGVPGLAAFRAVNTLDAMVGHRSPRYRRYGWASARLDDVAGWPGARLTAVLAVAAGGRPREAVRAWRADAGRHPSPNAGPVEASFAGALGVRLGGTLAYGGRVEHRPVLNGEAGRDVRVTDIERAVRLSRRVSVLALVVCAAGRSAMGRRVG; this is encoded by the coding sequence GTGCGAGCCGACCGCATCTTCGCGTACGGAGCCGCCGCCGGTCTGATCGGAGACCTGCTGTTCGGTGATCCCCGGCGCGGCCACCCCGTCGCCGCGTTCGGGCGGGCCGCGGCGGGCGCCGAGCGCCGCCTGTGGCGTGATCACCGAGGCTGGGGCGCCCTGCACACGCTCGTCTGCGCCGGGGGTGCCACGGGCGCCGCCGCGCTGGCCGCGCGTGCCGTACGGAACCGTCCCGCCGCCGCCGTGGCGCTGACCGCCGCTGCCACCTGGTCCGTCGTCGGGGGCACCTCGCTGGGCCGCGAGGCCCGCGCCATCGGCGGGGCACTGGCCGCCGGGGACGTCGAGCTGGCCCGGGAGCGGCTGCCGCATCTGTGCGGCCGCGACCCGCAGTCGCTGGACGGGCAGCAGATCGCCCGCGCCGTGGTGGAGTCCGTCGCCGAGAACACCTCCGACGCGGTGGTGGGAGCCCTCGTGTGGGGCGCGCTCGGCGGAGTGCCGGGGCTGGCCGCCTTCCGGGCCGTCAACACGCTGGACGCCATGGTCGGGCACAGGTCCCCCCGCTACCGGCGCTACGGCTGGGCGTCCGCCCGGCTCGACGACGTCGCCGGCTGGCCCGGGGCCCGGCTGACCGCCGTGCTCGCCGTGGCCGCCGGGGGGCGCCCGCGCGAGGCGGTCCGGGCCTGGCGGGCCGACGCGGGCAGGCATCCCAGCCCCAACGCGGGTCCGGTGGAGGCCTCGTTCGCGGGTGCGCTGGGCGTGCGGCTCGGGGGCACCCTCGCGTACGGCGGGCGGGTCGAGCACCGGCCGGTGCTCAACGGAGAGGCCGGCCGGGATGTGCGGGTCACGGACATCGAACGCGCGGTGCGGCTGTCGCGCCGGGTGAGTGTGCTGGCCCTCGTCGTGTGCGCGGCGGGGCGGTCGGCCATGGGACGGAGAGTCGGATGA
- a CDS encoding inorganic phosphate transporter: MEHITLLLAIVIVTALVFDFTNGFHDTANAMATTISTGALKPKTAVAMSAVLNLVGAFLSVEVAKTISGGIINENGLRTEVIFAALVGAILWNLLTWLVGLPSSSSHALFGGLIGAAVMSAGWSSINGGTVVTKVLLPAIAAPVVAGIAALLATKLTYRLNRKITDEAQLKSTAKGYRAGQIASAGLVSLAHGTNDAQKTMGIITLALVTGGVLAPGANPPVWVIASAGIAIALGTYLGGWRIIRTMGSGLTDLRPPQGFAAQTSAATVILASSHLGFSLSTTQSCSGAVMGAGLGRKGGVVRWSTATRMFVAWGLTLPAAGLMGAGAEFLTKQGPWGVAVVAVLLVAGSGAIWLLSRRKPVDHTNVNAEAEPAGVVTTAISAVSPPPTGAAVPELKTTISAPATSAGTPADPATV, from the coding sequence ATGGAACACATCACGCTGCTGCTCGCGATTGTGATCGTGACAGCTCTCGTGTTCGATTTCACGAACGGTTTCCACGACACCGCCAACGCGATGGCCACCACCATCTCGACCGGCGCCCTCAAGCCCAAGACCGCGGTGGCCATGTCCGCCGTTCTCAACCTCGTCGGCGCGTTCCTGTCGGTGGAGGTCGCCAAGACGATCTCCGGCGGGATCATCAACGAGAACGGCCTCAGAACCGAGGTCATCTTCGCGGCGCTCGTCGGCGCGATCCTGTGGAATCTGCTGACCTGGCTGGTCGGCCTGCCCTCCAGTTCCTCCCACGCACTCTTCGGCGGCCTCATCGGCGCCGCGGTCATGTCGGCCGGCTGGTCCTCGATCAACGGCGGCACCGTCGTCACGAAGGTCCTGCTGCCCGCGATCGCCGCCCCGGTCGTGGCCGGTATCGCCGCGCTGCTGGCCACGAAGCTGACGTACCGCCTCAACCGGAAGATCACCGACGAGGCGCAGCTGAAGTCGACCGCCAAGGGGTACCGCGCCGGCCAGATCGCCTCGGCCGGTCTCGTCTCGCTCGCCCACGGCACCAACGACGCGCAGAAGACCATGGGCATCATCACCCTGGCCCTGGTCACCGGTGGCGTCCTCGCCCCCGGCGCCAACCCGCCGGTCTGGGTCATCGCCTCCGCCGGTATCGCCATCGCCCTGGGCACCTACCTGGGCGGCTGGCGCATCATCCGCACCATGGGCAGCGGCCTGACCGACCTGCGTCCGCCGCAGGGCTTCGCGGCCCAGACCAGTGCGGCCACGGTCATCCTGGCCTCCTCGCACCTCGGCTTCTCCCTCTCCACCACGCAGTCCTGCTCCGGTGCCGTCATGGGCGCGGGTCTCGGACGCAAGGGAGGCGTGGTCCGCTGGTCCACCGCCACCCGGATGTTCGTCGCCTGGGGCCTGACCCTGCCGGCCGCCGGTCTGATGGGCGCGGGCGCCGAGTTCCTGACCAAGCAGGGGCCCTGGGGCGTCGCGGTGGTCGCCGTCCTCCTCGTCGCGGGCTCCGGCGCCATCTGGCTGCTGTCGCGCCGCAAGCCGGTCGACCACACCAACGTGAACGCGGAGGCCGAGCCCGCGGGCGTCGTCACCACCGCCATCTCCGCGGTCAGCCCGCCGCCCACCGGTGCCGCCGTACCGGAGCTCAAGACCACCATCTCGGCCCCGGCCACGTCGGCCGGAACCCCGGCCGACCCGGCCACGGTGTAA
- a CDS encoding class II aldolase/adducin family protein yields MGDVDKSAIERAWDGVVATARRTAADGLVVGTSGNVSARVGDIVLVTPSGVPYERLGPGDAVGVDLEGRQVLGGLVPTSELPLHLAVYRGSDAAAVVHTHAVHATAVSTLVPEVPLIHYAAALLGGPVRTAAYARYGTPELADNMLAALRDRTGCLLRNHGTVTYGDTLDEAYDRTAQLEWMCRLWLTASSVPGHSPSLLTPAQLDDVQDALKGYGQRG; encoded by the coding sequence ATGGGTGACGTGGACAAGAGCGCGATCGAACGGGCGTGGGACGGTGTCGTCGCGACGGCCCGGCGGACGGCGGCGGACGGCCTGGTCGTCGGCACCTCGGGCAATGTGTCGGCCCGGGTGGGGGACATCGTCCTGGTCACCCCCAGCGGGGTGCCCTACGAGCGGCTCGGCCCCGGGGACGCCGTCGGCGTCGACCTCGAAGGACGCCAGGTCCTCGGCGGCCTGGTCCCGACCAGCGAACTCCCGCTCCACCTGGCCGTCTACCGGGGCAGCGACGCCGCGGCGGTGGTCCACACCCACGCCGTGCACGCCACGGCCGTCTCCACCCTCGTCCCCGAGGTGCCGCTCATCCACTACGCCGCCGCCCTGCTCGGCGGCCCCGTCCGCACCGCCGCCTACGCCCGTTACGGGACGCCGGAGCTCGCCGACAACATGCTGGCCGCGCTGCGCGACCGCACCGGCTGCCTGCTGCGGAACCACGGCACCGTCACCTACGGGGACACCCTCGACGAGGCCTACGACCGCACCGCGCAGCTCGAATGGATGTGCAGGCTCTGGCTCACCGCGAGCTCCGTACCCGGCCACAGCCCGAGCCTCCTCACCCCGGCCCAGCTGGACGACGTCCAGGACGCCCTGAAGGGTTACGGCCAGCGAGGCTGA
- a CDS encoding alpha/beta hydrolase fold domain-containing protein, whose translation MRPATAAAVAATSILGVGAAAVAAGRYASDAALGAPSPRPFPADRRLTVHATAAGQITLTRSFPALRPGTYGLAGRGVHAVVGPVIEQVPGGHTFVSPDTVVRRLERVTLGSLKPGARVRLTPELHRGDPLAALGLTYKEVEVPGELGPLPAWFVPAARDTWVITVHGLGTTRDHPMNVMGFLNAQQLPVLDLAYRGDVGAPRSPDGLAHLGESEWRDLDAAIRYAVRYGAENVILYGWSSGASMALHAAVNSALRDRISGLVLDSPVLDWKTTLRALASARGVPSALLPLAVRAAQGQTGLHGAPLLETSVPTALHAPTMIVHGPDDTLAPWQQSRELAERRPDLVSLHSVPQAPHAAMWNADPAGYEEALRRFLTPLM comes from the coding sequence GTGCGCCCGGCAACAGCGGCGGCAGTGGCCGCCACCTCGATCCTCGGCGTCGGCGCGGCAGCGGTCGCCGCCGGCCGCTACGCCAGCGACGCCGCCCTCGGGGCGCCCTCGCCACGGCCCTTCCCGGCCGACCGCCGTCTCACCGTGCACGCCACCGCGGCCGGGCAGATCACTCTGACCCGCTCCTTTCCCGCGCTGCGCCCCGGTACGTACGGACTGGCCGGCCGAGGTGTCCACGCGGTGGTCGGTCCGGTGATCGAGCAGGTGCCCGGCGGCCATACGTTCGTCTCTCCCGACACGGTGGTCCGCCGGCTGGAGCGGGTGACCCTCGGCAGCCTGAAGCCGGGCGCCCGGGTCCGCCTCACCCCGGAGCTCCACCGGGGCGACCCGCTCGCCGCCCTCGGTCTCACGTACAAGGAGGTCGAGGTCCCCGGTGAGCTCGGTCCCCTGCCCGCCTGGTTCGTGCCCGCCGCCCGCGACACCTGGGTGATCACGGTGCACGGCCTCGGGACCACCAGGGACCACCCCATGAACGTGATGGGGTTCCTCAACGCCCAGCAGCTTCCGGTCCTGGACCTGGCCTACCGCGGCGACGTCGGCGCCCCGCGGTCCCCGGACGGACTCGCCCACCTCGGCGAGTCCGAATGGCGCGATCTCGACGCGGCAATCCGCTACGCGGTGCGCTACGGCGCCGAGAACGTCATCCTGTACGGCTGGTCCTCCGGCGCCTCGATGGCCCTGCACGCGGCGGTCAACTCCGCCCTCCGCGATCGCATCAGCGGCCTCGTCCTCGACTCCCCGGTCCTGGACTGGAAGACCACCCTGCGCGCCCTCGCCTCGGCCCGGGGCGTCCCCTCCGCGCTGCTGCCCCTCGCCGTCCGGGCCGCCCAGGGCCAGACCGGACTGCACGGAGCCCCGCTCCTGGAGACCTCGGTGCCGACGGCCCTGCACGCCCCCACGATGATCGTCCACGGCCCCGACGACACCCTGGCCCCCTGGCAGCAGTCCCGGGAACTCGCCGAACGCCGCCCGGACCTGGTGTCCCTGCACTCCGTACCGCAGGCTCCGCATGCGGCGATGTGGAATGCCGACCCGGCAGGTTACGAAGAGGCGCTCCGGCGCTTCCTCACGCCCCTGATGTGA
- a CDS encoding VOC family protein, with translation MAGTDGLPTIFPTLLYDDAKAAIGVLTQALGFTAEGVYEGEDGSVVHAELSCGNGRVMLGSRRGEGVFAKAMAGAGPAGVYVVVEDVDAHHARAVEHGVEVLMPPTDQDYGSRDYMARDAEGNVWSFGTYAPGASG, from the coding sequence ATGGCAGGCACGGACGGTCTTCCCACGATCTTTCCGACGCTTCTGTACGACGACGCGAAGGCGGCGATCGGAGTGCTGACCCAGGCCCTGGGGTTCACCGCGGAAGGGGTGTACGAGGGCGAGGACGGCAGCGTGGTCCATGCCGAGCTGTCCTGCGGCAACGGCCGGGTGATGCTCGGTTCCAGGAGGGGTGAGGGCGTCTTCGCCAAGGCGATGGCCGGCGCCGGTCCCGCCGGGGTGTACGTGGTGGTGGAGGACGTGGACGCCCACCACGCGCGGGCCGTGGAGCACGGCGTGGAGGTCCTGATGCCGCCCACCGACCAGGACTACGGCTCACGCGACTACATGGCGCGGGACGCGGAGGGCAACGTGTGGAGCTTCGGGACGTACGCCCCGGGGGCCTCGGGCTGA
- a CDS encoding ABC-F family ATP-binding cassette domain-containing protein — MITASGIELRAGARILIESASFRIAKGDRIGLVGRNGAGKTTLTKCLAGEGTPAGGTITNSGEVGYLPQDPRTGDLDVLARDRILSARGLDEILRKMRENEERMANGKGATREKAMKRYERLETEFLTKGGYAAEAEAATIAAALSLPDRVLGQPLHTLSGGQRRRVELARILFSDADTLLLDEPTNHLDADSIVWLRDYLKTYRGGFIVISHDVELVETVVNKVFYLDANRAQIDIYNMGWKLYQQQREADEKRRKRERQNAEKKAASLNSQADKMRAKATKTVAAQNMAKRAERLLSGLEAVRVSDKVAKLRFPEPSPCGKTPLMAEGLSKSYGSLEIFTDVDLAIDKGSRVVILGLNGAGKTTLLRLLGGAEKPDTGQIIEGHGLKLGYYAQEHETLDPERTVLENMRSAAPDLDLVEVRKTLGSFLFSGDDVDKPAGVLSGGEKTRLALATLVVSSANVLLLDEPTNNLDPASREEILGALRTYKGAVVLVTHDEGAVEALQPERIILLPDGVEDLWGADYRDLVALA, encoded by the coding sequence GTGATCACCGCTTCCGGCATCGAGCTGCGCGCCGGCGCCCGCATCCTCATCGAGTCCGCCTCCTTCCGTATCGCCAAGGGCGACCGCATCGGCCTGGTCGGACGCAACGGCGCCGGCAAGACCACCCTCACCAAGTGCCTCGCGGGGGAGGGAACGCCGGCCGGCGGCACCATCACCAACAGCGGTGAGGTCGGCTACCTCCCGCAGGACCCGCGCACCGGGGACCTCGACGTCCTGGCCCGCGACCGCATCCTCTCGGCCCGAGGGCTCGACGAGATCCTGCGCAAGATGCGGGAGAACGAGGAGCGGATGGCGAACGGCAAGGGCGCCACCCGCGAGAAGGCGATGAAGCGGTACGAGCGCCTGGAGACGGAGTTCCTCACCAAGGGCGGGTACGCCGCCGAGGCCGAGGCCGCCACCATCGCCGCCGCGCTGAGCCTGCCCGACCGGGTGCTCGGCCAGCCCCTGCACACCCTCTCCGGTGGTCAGCGCCGCCGTGTCGAGCTCGCCCGCATCCTGTTCTCGGACGCCGACACCCTGCTCCTCGACGAGCCCACCAACCACCTCGACGCGGACTCGATCGTCTGGCTGCGCGACTACCTCAAGACCTACCGCGGCGGCTTCATCGTGATCTCCCACGATGTCGAGCTCGTCGAGACCGTGGTCAACAAGGTGTTCTACCTCGACGCCAACCGTGCGCAGATCGACATCTACAACATGGGCTGGAAGCTTTATCAGCAGCAGCGCGAGGCCGACGAGAAGCGCCGCAAGCGCGAGCGCCAGAACGCCGAGAAGAAGGCCGCGTCGCTGAACTCGCAGGCCGACAAGATGCGCGCCAAGGCGACCAAGACCGTCGCCGCCCAGAACATGGCCAAGCGGGCCGAGCGACTGCTCTCGGGGCTGGAGGCCGTGCGGGTCTCCGACAAGGTGGCCAAGCTGCGCTTCCCCGAGCCGTCCCCCTGCGGCAAGACCCCGCTGATGGCCGAGGGCCTCTCCAAGTCCTACGGGTCGCTGGAGATCTTCACCGACGTGGACCTCGCCATCGACAAGGGCTCGCGCGTCGTCATCCTCGGTCTCAACGGTGCGGGCAAGACCACGCTGCTGCGGCTCCTGGGCGGAGCCGAGAAGCCCGACACCGGTCAGATCATCGAGGGCCACGGTCTCAAGCTCGGCTACTACGCCCAGGAGCACGAGACCCTGGACCCGGAGCGCACCGTCCTGGAGAACATGCGCTCGGCGGCGCCCGACCTCGACCTCGTCGAGGTCCGCAAGACGCTCGGTTCCTTCCTCTTCTCCGGTGACGACGTCGACAAGCCCGCCGGAGTGCTCTCCGGCGGCGAGAAGACCCGGCTGGCCCTGGCGACGCTCGTCGTCTCCTCCGCCAACGTGCTGCTGCTCGACGAGCCGACGAACAACCTCGACCCGGCCAGCCGCGAGGAGATCCTCGGGGCGCTGCGCACCTACAAGGGGGCCGTCGTCCTGGTCACCCACGACGAGGGCGCGGTCGAGGCGCTCCAGCCGGAGCGGATCATCCTGCTGCCCGACGGGGTCGAGGACCTCTGGGGTGCGGACTACCGGGACCTGGTGGCCCTCGCCTGA
- a CDS encoding helix-turn-helix domain-containing protein, with protein MAETLKKGSRVTGAARDKLAADLKKKYDSGASIRALAEETGRSYGFVHRMLSESGVTLRGRGGATRGKKAATA; from the coding sequence GTGGCCGAGACTCTGAAGAAGGGCAGCCGGGTGACCGGCGCCGCGCGCGACAAGCTCGCGGCAGACCTGAAGAAGAAGTACGACTCCGGTGCGAGCATCCGGGCGCTGGCCGAGGAAACGGGCCGCTCCTACGGATTCGTCCACCGGATGCTCAGCGAGTCCGGAGTCACGCTGCGGGGACGCGGCGGAGCGACTCGCGGCAAGAAGGCCGCTACGGCCTGA
- a CDS encoding enoyl-CoA hydratase/isomerase family protein, with protein sequence MTSLDSVLDKDGVRLTVDDAVATVTLTNPAKRNAQSPALWRALTEAGRALPGSVRVVVLRGEGKSFSAGLDRQAFAPEGFDGEPSFLDMARGPEAELDATIAEYQEAFTWWRRNDIVSIAAVQGHAIGAGFQLALACDLRIVAEDVQFAMRETSLGLVPDLTGTHPLVNLVGYARALEICATGRFVHAEEAERTGLANLVVPADQLDAAARDLAAALLAAPRDAVVETKALLSGALSRTYEEQRTAERAAQGRRLRDLAGLSD encoded by the coding sequence ATGACCTCGCTCGACTCTGTGCTCGACAAGGACGGCGTACGGCTCACCGTCGATGACGCGGTTGCCACGGTGACGCTCACCAACCCGGCCAAGCGCAACGCTCAGTCTCCCGCTCTGTGGCGGGCGTTGACAGAGGCCGGACGGGCACTCCCCGGCAGCGTGCGGGTCGTCGTGCTCCGCGGCGAGGGCAAGTCCTTCTCCGCGGGCCTCGACCGGCAGGCATTCGCACCCGAGGGCTTCGACGGGGAGCCGTCCTTCCTCGACATGGCGCGGGGCCCGGAGGCCGAGCTCGACGCGACCATCGCCGAGTACCAGGAGGCGTTCACCTGGTGGCGCCGCAACGACATCGTGTCGATCGCGGCCGTCCAGGGGCACGCGATCGGTGCCGGCTTCCAGCTCGCCCTCGCCTGCGATCTGCGGATCGTCGCCGAGGACGTCCAGTTCGCCATGCGCGAGACCAGCCTCGGCCTCGTTCCCGACCTCACGGGCACCCACCCCCTGGTGAACCTCGTGGGATACGCACGCGCGCTGGAGATATGCGCCACCGGCCGCTTCGTGCACGCGGAGGAGGCCGAGCGCACCGGTCTCGCCAACCTCGTCGTCCCGGCCGACCAGCTCGACGCGGCGGCGCGCGACCTGGCCGCGGCCCTGCTCGCCGCCCCCCGCGACGCGGTCGTCGAGACCAAGGCGCTGCTGAGCGGCGCCCTGTCGCGTACGTACGAGGAGCAGCGCACCGCGGAGCGGGCCGCCCAGGGCCGTCGCCTGCGCGACCTCGCGGGCCTCTCCGACTGA
- a CDS encoding Asp23/Gls24 family envelope stress response protein, whose protein sequence is MTESPQRYRPDGPGSVTGGDDGRQSQFSKRGGGAPATRGRTTIADGVVEKIAGMAARDVAGVHAMGSGISRTFGAVRDRVPGGGKSVSRGVKAEVGESQAALDLEIVVEYGVAIAEVARDVRENVIAAVERMTGLEVVEVNIAVSDVKLPDEDDDEDESESRVQ, encoded by the coding sequence ATGACCGAGAGTCCACAGCGGTACCGGCCCGACGGCCCCGGCAGTGTGACCGGCGGGGACGACGGCAGGCAGAGCCAGTTCAGCAAGCGCGGCGGGGGCGCCCCCGCGACCCGCGGCCGCACCACCATCGCCGACGGCGTGGTCGAGAAGATCGCCGGAATGGCGGCACGGGACGTCGCCGGGGTCCACGCGATGGGCAGCGGCATCTCCCGGACGTTCGGCGCGGTACGCGACCGGGTTCCCGGCGGCGGCAAGTCCGTGTCCCGCGGCGTCAAGGCGGAGGTCGGCGAATCGCAGGCCGCCCTCGATCTGGAGATCGTCGTCGAGTACGGCGTGGCGATCGCCGAGGTGGCGCGCGACGTACGCGAGAACGTCATCGCGGCGGTCGAGCGGATGACCGGCCTCGAAGTCGTCGAGGTCAACATCGCCGTGAGCGACGTCAAACTGCCCGACGAGGACGACGACGAGGACGAGTCCGAGTCACGCGTCCAGTAG
- a CDS encoding Asp23/Gls24 family envelope stress response protein, producing MTGVTGRVDAAARGQTRIADRVVAKIAAQAAKEAVDERPPKDADAPRATVTVHRDTARVRVSLDLAYPCDIGRQCGAVRRRVAERVKALAGMEVPEVAVQVERLHRSGAGTAPEGSIR from the coding sequence GTGACGGGGGTGACCGGCCGGGTCGACGCCGCCGCGCGAGGGCAGACCCGGATCGCCGACCGGGTCGTCGCGAAGATCGCCGCGCAGGCGGCGAAGGAGGCCGTCGACGAACGGCCCCCCAAGGACGCTGACGCCCCGCGCGCCACCGTCACCGTGCACCGTGACACCGCCCGGGTGCGGGTCAGCCTCGACCTCGCCTACCCCTGCGACATCGGCCGGCAGTGCGGCGCGGTGCGTCGTCGCGTGGCCGAGCGGGTAAAAGCCCTCGCGGGGATGGAGGTGCCCGAAGTGGCGGTGCAGGTCGAACGGCTGCATCGGTCAGGAGCGGGCACCGCACCGGAGGGGAGCATCAGATGA
- a CDS encoding DUF6286 domain-containing protein: MTEPQDPENSTRRLPTVESSPSGGVLEMDQSASGSTYEAAPAPEGTAGRAGRFWSGRRIPAALVALIVLGGAGLMLYDVAAVRADHPAMQWRRTVADDLASRHLDDVWVLAGSALAAALGLWLLLLALTPGLRALLPMSRRHTGVRAGLDRTAAALVLRDRAVEVAGVQSVRVKMSRRKATVRALSHFRELDDVRADLDAVLSNAISELGLARPPGLSVHVRRPAKKG, translated from the coding sequence ATGACCGAGCCCCAGGACCCGGAGAACAGCACGCGGCGCCTGCCCACCGTCGAGTCGTCGCCATCCGGCGGAGTGCTGGAGATGGACCAGTCCGCGTCCGGCTCCACCTACGAGGCCGCCCCCGCGCCGGAGGGGACCGCCGGCAGGGCGGGCCGTTTCTGGTCGGGACGCAGGATCCCCGCCGCCCTGGTCGCCCTCATCGTGCTCGGCGGCGCCGGACTGATGCTCTACGACGTCGCGGCGGTGCGGGCCGACCACCCGGCCATGCAGTGGCGGCGCACCGTCGCCGACGACCTGGCGAGCCGTCACCTCGACGACGTATGGGTCCTGGCGGGATCGGCGCTGGCGGCCGCACTCGGCCTCTGGCTGCTCCTCCTGGCCCTCACTCCCGGACTGCGGGCCCTGCTCCCCATGAGCCGCCGGCACACCGGTGTACGGGCCGGGCTCGACCGGACGGCCGCCGCCCTCGTGCTGCGGGACCGGGCCGTCGAGGTGGCCGGTGTGCAGTCCGTCCGGGTGAAGATGAGCCGTCGTAAGGCGACCGTGCGCGCACTCTCGCACTTCCGTGAACTCGACGACGTCAGGGCCGACCTGGACGCCGTCCTGTCCAACGCCATCAGCGAACTGGGCCTGGCGCGGCCGCCCGGCCTCTCGGTGCACGTGCGCCGGCCGGCGAAGAAGGGGTGA